One Gloeocapsopsis sp. IPPAS B-1203 DNA window includes the following coding sequences:
- a CDS encoding ParB/RepB/Spo0J family partition protein, which produces MSKTRPNVSTFLSGSNRALQTQRELADAKEQIAQLEKEIETERQEIQSILSEHKVSQATVPIAQILHRPYQSRREKEPQAFEALIQSIKLYGFRGAIWVQRLANGQLRLIAGETRLDAAIEVGLTEITVDIVETDDITAVKLSRMENSRRRNLNALDDTEEILYLLTLVLDQPRDKVISLLYRFKNATEGKSSLDPEIRDKIESVFQEVAPELGVMTYVTSRLPLLNLPSDILEAYNMGMLQYTKAVELGRIEDKILRQELLSETIEQGLSLAELKARIRPTKSPRTVADRIEKIREQINSINQKSVSKLSKQQRQQLKKTIEELEILLQEKRKELDWDNRLTDN; this is translated from the coding sequence ATGAGTAAAACACGTCCCAATGTTTCAACTTTTTTATCAGGTAGCAATCGAGCACTGCAGACACAACGGGAATTAGCAGATGCGAAAGAGCAAATTGCTCAATTAGAAAAAGAAATAGAAACAGAACGTCAAGAAATTCAGTCAATTTTGTCAGAACATAAAGTTAGCCAAGCAACTGTCCCTATTGCTCAGATTCTGCATCGTCCCTACCAATCGCGGCGTGAGAAAGAGCCTCAAGCATTTGAAGCACTGATTCAAAGTATTAAACTGTATGGTTTTCGGGGTGCTATATGGGTACAACGTTTAGCGAATGGTCAATTACGACTCATTGCTGGTGAAACACGGTTAGATGCTGCAATTGAAGTTGGGTTAACTGAGATTACTGTAGATATTGTTGAAACTGATGATATTACGGCAGTTAAGCTGTCTCGCATGGAGAACTCTAGACGCAGAAATCTAAATGCGTTAGATGATACTGAAGAAATTTTATATTTGTTGACCTTGGTCTTGGATCAACCACGAGACAAAGTAATATCGCTACTATATAGGTTTAAAAATGCAACAGAAGGAAAATCTTCATTAGATCCAGAGATTCGAGACAAGATTGAATCTGTGTTTCAAGAAGTTGCACCAGAGTTAGGAGTAATGACATATGTAACTTCTCGATTACCGTTACTCAATCTACCTAGCGATATATTGGAAGCTTACAACATGGGAATGTTACAGTACACAAAAGCTGTTGAGTTAGGACGAATTGAGGATAAAATACTCCGCCAAGAATTATTAAGCGAGACAATTGAGCAGGGGTTATCCCTAGCAGAGCTTAAAGCTCGAATTCGTCCTACAAAATCTCCACGCACAGTTGCTGACCGAATAGAAAAGATACGGGAGCAGATTAACAGCATTAACCAGAAGTCTGTTAGCAAGTTATCTAAGCAACAACGACAGCAATTGAAGAAAACAATTGAAGAACTAGAAATATTGCTTCAGGAAAAGCGTAAAGAGCTAGATTGGGACAATCGATTAACTGACAACTAG
- a CDS encoding DUF5615 family PIN-like protein, whose protein sequence is DDDVLDIASKEGCLLITSDKDFGELVFRLQRITAGVILVRLAGTLLDVKVEYYFTRDRHLC, encoded by the coding sequence CTGATGATGACGTGCTTGATATCGCGAGCAAAGAAGGTTGTCTACTCATTACTTCAGATAAAGATTTTGGTGAATTGGTTTTCCGATTGCAACGGATAACAGCAGGCGTGATTCTAGTCAGGTTAGCGGGGACTTTACTTGATGTGAAAGTAGAATATTATTTCACGCGCGATCGCCACCTATGCTGA
- a CDS encoding ParA family protein gives MPKAKKSKDLKAVRQIILWIVANAGGIGKTTLGVHLGYRLAQLGFNTLFVDLDTNGSLARFCGLEPELDPSLTTAALFDRTFAGDYPIQTPIWGTPQGKFQICQGGPVMMQVGVDLPTRTGREFVLRKTLKKYPIVYDVIILDSPASLDVLSSCALATATHILIPLPMSVKLSGVDWLLQWIRDEAEALDLDPVPKLLGGVPVRVASNADQQVFYSEIGQVLAAQGIPCFPGIRYSAEFENASNRGVAPLYLHRPSHNACKDFEPVINVLTKELTQT, from the coding sequence ATGCCCAAAGCCAAGAAAAGTAAAGATTTAAAGGCAGTTCGGCAAATTATCTTGTGGATTGTTGCAAATGCAGGTGGAATTGGTAAGACAACGCTGGGCGTTCATTTAGGATATCGACTTGCCCAGTTGGGGTTTAACACATTATTTGTTGACTTAGACACAAATGGTTCATTGGCTCGCTTTTGTGGATTAGAACCAGAACTTGATCCCAGCCTGACAACAGCAGCCTTATTTGATCGAACCTTTGCAGGAGATTATCCAATCCAGACACCAATATGGGGAACTCCACAAGGGAAATTTCAAATTTGCCAAGGTGGTCCAGTAATGATGCAGGTAGGAGTAGATTTACCAACTCGGACTGGACGTGAGTTTGTGTTGAGAAAAACATTGAAAAAATACCCTATTGTTTACGATGTAATCATTCTAGATTCACCAGCATCTTTAGATGTACTAAGTTCCTGTGCCTTAGCTACAGCAACTCACATTTTGATTCCTCTACCAATGTCAGTCAAGTTATCTGGAGTTGATTGGCTGTTGCAGTGGATTCGGGATGAGGCGGAAGCTCTTGATCTCGATCCAGTACCAAAATTGTTAGGTGGTGTTCCCGTACGTGTTGCGAGCAATGCTGACCAGCAGGTGTTTTATAGCGAGATTGGACAAGTGTTAGCCGCACAAGGTATCCCTTGCTTTCCTGGAATTCGATATAGTGCTGAGTTTGAGAATGCATCAAATCGTGGAGTAGCTCCCCTCTATCTTCACCGCCCTAGTCATAATGCGTGCAAGGATTTTGAGCCAGTCATCAACGTATTAACTAAAGAGTTGACACAAACGTAA